The Nitrogeniibacter aestuarii genome has a window encoding:
- a CDS encoding response regulator — protein sequence MPIKKILVVDDSPTERYALSDVLQKNGFEVITAENGEEGIAKSKSELPDLILMDVVMPGMNGYQATRTISRDEATRSIPVIICTTKGQETDKIWGMRQGAFDYLVKPLDHAVLLERIRAMD from the coding sequence ATGCCGATCAAAAAGATTCTTGTCGTTGACGACTCTCCGACCGAGCGCTACGCCCTGAGCGATGTGCTGCAAAAGAACGGCTTCGAGGTCATCACTGCTGAAAATGGCGAAGAGGGCATTGCCAAGAGCAAGTCCGAACTGCCCGACCTGATCCTGATGGATGTCGTCATGCCCGGCATGAACGGCTACCAGGCGACGCGCACCATCTCGCGCGACGAAGCCACGCGCAGCATCCCGGTCATCATCTGCACCACCAAGGGGCAGGAGACCGACAAGATCTGGGGCATGCGCCAGGGCGCCTTCGACTATCTGGTCAAACCGCTGGACCACGCCGTCCTGCTCGAGCGCATCCGCGCGATGGACTGA
- the pilG gene encoding twitching motility response regulator PilG produces the protein MDLTGLKVMVIDDSNTIRRSAEIFLAQAGCQVLLAEDGFDALAKITDHRPDVIFVDIMMPRLDGYQTCALIKKNPRLSSTPVIMLSSKDGLFDRARGRMVGSDEYLTKPFTKDSLLKAVAAHASTPQATE, from the coding sequence GTGGATCTGACCGGACTCAAGGTGATGGTGATTGATGACAGCAACACCATCCGACGCAGTGCTGAAATCTTTCTTGCGCAGGCAGGCTGTCAGGTGCTGCTCGCGGAAGACGGTTTCGATGCACTGGCCAAAATCACCGACCACCGACCGGACGTCATTTTTGTCGACATCATGATGCCGCGCCTAGACGGCTACCAGACCTGCGCGTTGATCAAGAAGAATCCGCGCCTGTCGAGTACGCCGGTCATCATGCTCTCGTCCAAGGACGGCCTGTTTGATCGTGCTCGCGGTCGCATGGTCGGCTCGGACGAGTATCTGACCAAACCGTTTACAAAAGACAGCCTGCTCAAAGCAGTTGCTGCGCACGCCTCCACACCACAAGCAACCGAGTGA
- a CDS encoding TetR/AcrR family transcriptional regulator — protein MNKGARTRQTILDAAVAMASEAGFESLSIGALAGRVGMSKSGLFAHFGSREDLQVAAIEAAAARFSDLVFVPALKAPRGIARIEILFNRWLNWVELGGLEGGCPLQAAALEFDDRPGPVRDAVMTHFLQLEKELGKAVTIAIEEGQFRKGLDEGQFVFELFAIVSAAYYRGRLLDDDITPQRAQTAFEGLVERSSAKTVH, from the coding sequence ATGAATAAAGGTGCACGTACCCGTCAGACCATCCTGGATGCTGCGGTCGCCATGGCGTCCGAGGCCGGATTCGAATCCCTCTCCATCGGCGCGCTGGCCGGGCGAGTGGGCATGTCCAAGAGCGGTCTCTTCGCCCACTTCGGCTCGCGTGAAGACTTGCAGGTTGCCGCCATCGAAGCGGCCGCCGCACGGTTCTCGGACCTCGTCTTCGTACCGGCGCTCAAAGCGCCCAGAGGTATAGCGCGAATCGAGATTCTCTTCAACCGGTGGCTCAACTGGGTCGAACTCGGCGGGCTGGAGGGCGGTTGCCCCCTGCAGGCGGCCGCGCTTGAGTTCGATGACCGACCAGGGCCGGTCCGCGATGCGGTGATGACGCACTTCCTTCAACTGGAGAAGGAACTTGGCAAGGCCGTCACCATTGCCATCGAGGAAGGGCAGTTCCGCAAGGGACTGGACGAGGGGCAGTTCGTGTTCGAACTGTTCGCGATCGTCAGCGCGGCCTACTACCGCGGGCGCCTGCTGGATGATGACATCACGCCGCAGCGGGCGCAGACGGCCTTTGAGGGGCTCGTCGAGCGCTCTTCGGCGAAAACCGTGCATTGA
- a CDS encoding rubredoxin has product MCLICGFIYDEAAGLPDEGIAPGTRWEDIPPNWSCPECDARKDDFEMVEI; this is encoded by the coding sequence ATGTGTCTGATCTGCGGCTTCATCTACGACGAAGCGGCAGGTCTGCCTGATGAGGGCATCGCACCGGGGACGCGCTGGGAGGACATTCCCCCCAACTGGTCCTGCCCGGAATGCGACGCAAGGAAAGACGATTTCGAGATGGTCGAAATCTGA
- the hemL gene encoding glutamate-1-semialdehyde 2,1-aminomutase, with amino-acid sequence MSQNETLFNRAQQVIPGGVNSPVRAFGSVGGFPRFIQRAEGARMWDADGKAYIDYVGSWGPAIAGHAHPEIVEAVRKAALDGLSFGAPTEAEVEMAEQLCAQLPGMDMVRLVSSGTEATMSAIRLARGFTGRDAIIKFEGCYHGHADCLLVKAGSGALTFGNPSSGGVPADFAKHTLVLDYNDPDQLEATFKAKGSDIAAVIVEPFAGNMNLVRPSDRFLQTLRELCTAHGAVLIFDEVMTGFRVGPQGAQGLVGITPDLTTLGKVVGGGMPVGAFGGRRDIMEKIAPLGPVYQAGTLSGSPVAVAAGLASLKLVRQAGFYEQLADRARQLTEGLSAVARQHGVAFCAQSVGGMFGLYFSEEPPQGFADVMASDRERFNRFFHAMLEHGHYFAPSAFEAGFVSAAHTVEDIDATICAAEQVFADLAA; translated from the coding sequence ATGAGTCAGAACGAAACCCTTTTCAATCGTGCCCAGCAAGTGATTCCCGGCGGCGTGAACTCGCCGGTGCGGGCATTCGGATCCGTGGGGGGATTTCCCCGCTTCATCCAGCGGGCGGAAGGGGCGCGGATGTGGGATGCGGACGGCAAGGCCTACATCGACTATGTGGGTTCATGGGGGCCGGCAATCGCGGGTCATGCGCATCCCGAGATTGTCGAAGCCGTGCGCAAGGCCGCGCTCGACGGTCTCTCCTTTGGCGCACCCACCGAGGCGGAAGTCGAGATGGCCGAGCAGTTGTGCGCGCAATTGCCCGGCATGGACATGGTGCGGCTGGTCAGCTCGGGGACCGAAGCGACCATGAGTGCCATTCGGCTGGCACGCGGCTTCACCGGGCGTGACGCCATCATCAAGTTCGAAGGTTGCTATCACGGTCATGCGGATTGCTTGCTGGTCAAGGCCGGTTCGGGCGCACTGACCTTCGGCAATCCGTCCTCCGGTGGCGTGCCGGCCGATTTCGCCAAGCACACGCTGGTGCTCGACTACAACGATCCCGATCAGCTCGAGGCCACGTTCAAGGCCAAGGGTAGCGACATCGCCGCCGTCATCGTCGAACCGTTTGCCGGCAACATGAACCTGGTTCGTCCGAGCGACCGCTTCCTGCAAACACTCCGCGAGTTGTGTACTGCCCATGGGGCGGTGCTGATCTTCGATGAGGTCATGACCGGCTTCCGTGTCGGGCCGCAAGGCGCGCAAGGACTGGTGGGCATCACGCCCGACCTGACGACGCTGGGCAAGGTGGTCGGGGGGGGCATGCCGGTCGGCGCCTTTGGCGGGCGTCGCGACATCATGGAAAAGATTGCACCGCTCGGTCCGGTCTATCAGGCGGGGACGCTCTCGGGCAGTCCGGTGGCTGTGGCCGCGGGGCTGGCCTCGCTCAAGCTGGTGCGCCAGGCGGGGTTCTACGAGCAGCTGGCTGATCGCGCACGGCAGCTGACCGAGGGCCTGAGCGCCGTTGCACGTCAGCATGGCGTGGCCTTCTGCGCCCAGTCCGTGGGCGGCATGTTCGGTCTGTATTTTTCCGAAGAGCCGCCTCAGGGGTTTGCCGACGTCATGGCCTCGGATCGCGAGCGATTCAACCGCTTCTTCCACGCCATGCTGGAGCACGGTCATTACTTTGCACCATCGGCGTTCGAGGCCGGTTTCGTGTCAGCGGCGCACACCGTGGAAGACATCGATGCCACCATCTGCGCCGCCGAGCAGGTGTTTGCCGATCTGGCGGCATGA
- a CDS encoding chemotaxis protein CheW translates to MAKRVSLREFQEGLVKRLADAESAPRRDLLGLAAGERNWLVDLSDAGEILPVPPLASVPLTRPWFRGLANVRGTLFGIVDLSAFCGGPVINTGGSARLVLVGQKHGANCGLLVSATTGLRSPDDFEPDNAPYQPHDWVSHTLRDSHGRPWHHIDVIRLLGHPSFLEASAA, encoded by the coding sequence ATGGCCAAGCGCGTCAGTCTGAGGGAGTTTCAGGAAGGCCTGGTCAAGCGCCTCGCAGACGCCGAATCAGCGCCCCGGCGAGATCTTCTCGGTCTCGCCGCCGGCGAACGGAACTGGCTGGTCGATCTGTCCGATGCAGGCGAAATCCTGCCGGTGCCGCCTTTGGCGTCCGTACCACTTACCCGGCCCTGGTTTCGCGGCCTGGCCAACGTCCGCGGCACCTTGTTCGGTATCGTTGATCTGTCGGCCTTTTGCGGCGGCCCGGTCATCAACACGGGCGGCAGTGCCCGACTGGTGCTGGTGGGCCAGAAGCATGGCGCCAACTGCGGCCTGCTGGTCAGCGCCACCACCGGCCTGCGCAGCCCGGACGACTTCGAGCCGGACAACGCCCCCTACCAACCCCATGACTGGGTCAGCCACACCCTTCGGGACAGCCACGGACGCCCATGGCATCACATTGATGTGATCCGCCTCCTGGGCCATCCGTCCTTCCTCGAAGCCAGCGCGGCCTGA
- the aroE gene encoding shikimate dehydrogenase, whose amino-acid sequence MERYAVIGNPIAHSKSPRIHAAFAEQTGQVMTYEAVLGPEEGFADTVRAFAASGGRGMNVTVPFKLQAYDLADQLSERAQAAGAVNTLSFRADGIHGDNTDGVGLIRDLQDNLGCALQGSRVLLLGAGGASRGVMLPLLATRPDSITIANRTASRADELVERFRPLCEATVLRGCGFDAVGDEGFDVIINATSASLSSEVPPIPPQAYSGCQLAYDMMYGARPTPFMLEASDRGAARTADGLGMLVEQAAESFDIWRGIRPKTGPVLAMLRTQLATGR is encoded by the coding sequence ATGGAACGCTACGCCGTCATCGGCAATCCGATTGCCCACAGCAAGTCGCCACGCATTCACGCCGCCTTCGCAGAACAGACCGGCCAGGTCATGACCTACGAGGCCGTTCTCGGCCCCGAAGAGGGATTTGCCGATACCGTGCGAGCCTTCGCGGCAAGCGGCGGCCGCGGCATGAACGTCACCGTGCCATTCAAGCTCCAGGCCTATGATCTCGCCGACCAGCTCTCCGAGCGCGCCCAGGCCGCCGGGGCCGTGAATACGCTGAGCTTTCGTGCCGATGGCATTCACGGCGACAACACCGACGGCGTCGGCCTCATACGCGACCTGCAGGACAACCTCGGTTGTGCGCTTCAGGGCAGCCGGGTCTTGCTGCTCGGTGCCGGCGGCGCCTCCCGTGGCGTGATGCTGCCCTTGCTGGCCACCCGCCCCGATTCCATCACCATCGCCAACCGTACCGCCTCGCGCGCCGACGAACTGGTCGAACGCTTTCGCCCTCTGTGCGAGGCCACGGTACTGCGCGGCTGCGGCTTCGACGCGGTGGGAGACGAGGGATTCGACGTCATCATCAATGCCACCTCGGCCAGCCTCAGCAGCGAAGTGCCGCCGATTCCGCCGCAGGCCTACTCAGGCTGCCAGCTGGCCTACGACATGATGTATGGTGCGCGCCCCACGCCCTTCATGCTCGAGGCCTCCGATCGCGGCGCCGCGCGCACCGCCGACGGCTTGGGCATGCTGGTGGAGCAGGCCGCCGAAAGCTTCGACATCTGGCGCGGCATCAGGCCGAAAACCGGCCCGGTCCTGGCCATGCTGAGAACCCAGCTGGCCACGGGCCGCTGA
- the mtgA gene encoding monofunctional biosynthetic peptidoglycan transglycosylase, which translates to MKSIGRVIGRALLIAVAALVLYEVWIFAHVLWWQHVNPSSTRFMDLQLTTMREARPDAQLKHEWVDYERISRHLKQAVVAAEDDRFLEHDGFDWEGIQNAIEKNARKGKPVAGGSTISQQLAKNLFLTPSKSYLRKAQEALITLMIETCWSKRRILEVYLNVVEWGAGVFGAQAAAVHYYGIPASRLGPEQAARLAVMLPNPRRYERQFGPRLAAHARRVQARMHRSVVP; encoded by the coding sequence ATGAAATCCATTGGCCGCGTGATCGGGCGCGCCCTGCTCATTGCCGTTGCGGCCCTCGTGCTCTATGAGGTGTGGATCTTCGCCCACGTGCTGTGGTGGCAGCACGTGAATCCGAGCAGCACCCGTTTCATGGATCTGCAACTGACGACCATGCGCGAGGCCCGACCCGACGCGCAGCTCAAGCATGAATGGGTCGACTACGAGCGCATCTCCCGCCATCTCAAGCAAGCCGTGGTCGCCGCCGAGGATGATCGTTTCCTTGAACACGACGGCTTCGACTGGGAAGGCATCCAGAACGCCATCGAGAAGAATGCCCGCAAGGGCAAACCGGTGGCCGGCGGCTCGACCATCAGCCAGCAACTGGCCAAGAACCTGTTCCTCACGCCCAGCAAGAGCTATCTGCGCAAGGCGCAGGAGGCGCTCATCACCCTGATGATCGAAACCTGCTGGTCCAAACGCAGGATTCTCGAGGTGTATCTGAACGTGGTCGAATGGGGTGCCGGCGTCTTTGGTGCCCAGGCGGCGGCCGTTCACTACTATGGCATTCCGGCCAGCCGGCTCGGCCCCGAGCAGGCGGCCCGACTCGCTGTCATGCTACCCAATCCGCGCCGTTACGAGCGCCAGTTCGGCCCCCGTCTGGCCGCTCATGCCCGCCGCGTCCAGGCGCGAATGCATCGCTCCGTCGTGCCCTGA
- the mgtE gene encoding magnesium transporter has translation MSEPEIKPRDTLQDQLKEIQELLHRHKLVESLVQRQEDMPRHELVEGLVHKQHVHELSSRLDDMHAADIAVVLESLPIEDRKFVWDLVKAERDGEILLEVSDAVRESLIETMDNDELKAAAETLDADELADLAPDLPDEVMEDVYQALDLEERAQLRAAMSYDEDAVGALMDFDMVTIRPDIRLEVVLRYLRRFSELPDHTDQLFVASRDEALVGVLPLGKMLVSDPELLVSEIMITDPVTLRPDDKAEDAANAFERYDLVSAPVVTAEHKLMGRVTVDTVVDYIREESEAELLNQAGLREEEDIFAPVLDSVKNRWAWLAINLITAFAASRVIGLFEGSIEKLVALAALMPIIAGIGGNSGNQTITMIVRAMAMGQVDGDSGKRLLKKEMGVALINGLVWGGLMGLVAWWLYGNWQLGAVMTAATTLNLLLAASMGVIIPMGMQRFGRDPALGSSVMITACTDSGGFFIFLGLATLFLI, from the coding sequence ATGTCCGAACCCGAGATCAAGCCCCGCGATACGCTTCAGGATCAACTCAAGGAGATCCAGGAACTGCTACACCGGCACAAGCTGGTGGAGTCGCTCGTCCAGCGTCAGGAAGACATGCCCCGGCACGAGCTGGTCGAAGGCCTGGTGCACAAACAACATGTGCACGAGCTGTCCAGCCGGCTCGACGACATGCACGCGGCCGACATTGCCGTGGTGCTTGAAAGCCTGCCCATCGAGGACCGCAAATTCGTCTGGGACCTGGTCAAGGCGGAGCGCGACGGTGAAATCCTGCTCGAAGTGTCCGACGCGGTGCGCGAATCGCTCATCGAGACCATGGACAACGATGAGCTCAAAGCCGCCGCCGAAACCCTTGACGCCGACGAGCTCGCCGACCTGGCGCCCGATCTGCCCGATGAGGTCATGGAGGACGTCTACCAGGCACTCGACCTGGAGGAGCGGGCCCAGCTGCGTGCGGCCATGTCCTACGACGAGGACGCGGTGGGCGCGCTCATGGATTTCGACATGGTCACCATCCGGCCGGACATCCGGCTGGAAGTGGTGCTGCGCTATCTGCGGCGGTTCTCCGAACTGCCGGACCACACGGACCAGCTGTTTGTCGCCAGCCGCGACGAGGCCCTCGTCGGCGTGCTGCCGCTGGGCAAGATGCTGGTGAGCGACCCGGAGCTGCTGGTCAGCGAGATCATGATCACCGATCCGGTGACCCTGCGCCCGGACGACAAGGCCGAAGATGCGGCCAATGCCTTCGAGCGCTATGACCTGGTCTCCGCGCCCGTGGTCACCGCCGAGCACAAGCTCATGGGCCGGGTGACGGTCGATACCGTGGTGGACTACATCCGCGAGGAGTCCGAGGCCGAGTTGCTCAACCAGGCCGGTCTGCGCGAAGAGGAAGACATCTTCGCGCCGGTGCTCGACTCGGTGAAGAACCGCTGGGCCTGGCTGGCCATCAACCTGATCACGGCATTTGCCGCATCGCGCGTGATTGGTCTGTTCGAGGGCTCGATCGAGAAGCTGGTCGCCCTCGCCGCGCTCATGCCCATCATCGCCGGCATCGGGGGCAATTCGGGCAACCAGACCATCACCATGATCGTGCGTGCCATGGCCATGGGCCAAGTGGATGGCGATTCAGGCAAGCGCCTGCTCAAGAAGGAAATGGGCGTCGCACTGATCAACGGACTCGTGTGGGGCGGCCTGATGGGCTTGGTGGCCTGGTGGCTCTACGGCAACTGGCAACTCGGTGCGGTCATGACCGCCGCCACCACGCTCAACCTGCTGCTCGCCGCCAGTATGGGGGTCATCATTCCCATGGGCATGCAACGCTTCGGCCGCGACCCGGCACTCGGTTCGAGCGTGATGATCACCGCCTGCACCGACTCCGGCGGCTTCTTCATTTTCCTGGGTCTGGCCACGCTGTTCCTGATCTGA
- a CDS encoding alpha/beta fold hydrolase yields MKKAGKKRTNGRVELLTPNQRRWVRVTSSLLPGWTAERAERLLVRPPRARGRAAEVLDAWGAREDVELNGQAMALWHFGEAAGPRAVLVHGWGGYGGQFSTWIKPLLDAGLAVTVFDMPGHGESAGRAGRVDEFMAAISTVLTHVPNAVALAAHSMGGAASMQVLREHHELERVVVVAAPASLAHHMADLSRRVGLSPAAHENLVDRMESAHKPVAELDALSGLPLGRTRALFVHDRDDAEVSFVHLARFGDLWPGSELMATEGYGHYKVLGAPEVVSRAVGFLAGA; encoded by the coding sequence GTGAAGAAAGCGGGCAAAAAAAGGACGAACGGTCGTGTTGAGTTGCTGACGCCGAATCAGCGTCGCTGGGTGCGCGTCACATCCTCCCTGTTGCCAGGCTGGACGGCCGAGCGTGCCGAGCGTCTGCTGGTGCGCCCGCCGCGCGCACGTGGCCGGGCGGCCGAGGTCCTCGACGCCTGGGGCGCGCGGGAAGATGTCGAGCTGAACGGACAGGCGATGGCACTGTGGCACTTCGGTGAGGCGGCCGGGCCGCGGGCCGTGCTGGTGCATGGTTGGGGTGGCTATGGAGGCCAGTTCTCGACATGGATCAAGCCCTTGCTCGACGCAGGCCTGGCCGTGACCGTGTTCGACATGCCGGGCCATGGCGAGAGTGCCGGTCGTGCCGGGAGGGTGGACGAATTCATGGCGGCCATCTCGACGGTACTGACCCATGTGCCCAATGCGGTGGCGCTTGCCGCCCACTCCATGGGCGGCGCCGCGAGCATGCAGGTCCTGCGGGAACATCACGAGCTCGAACGGGTTGTGGTGGTGGCGGCGCCGGCATCGCTTGCGCATCACATGGCCGACTTGTCCCGTCGGGTGGGACTGAGCCCCGCGGCGCATGAGAATCTGGTCGACCGCATGGAGTCGGCGCACAAGCCGGTGGCTGAGCTCGATGCGCTCTCGGGGCTCCCGCTGGGGCGCACACGCGCGCTGTTCGTCCACGATCGGGACGACGCGGAGGTGAGCTTTGTGCATCTGGCGCGTTTCGGAGATTTGTGGCCGGGCAGTGAATTGATGGCGACCGAAGGATACGGACACTACAAGGTGCTGGGCGCGCCCGAGGTGGTGTCGAGGGCGGTCGGTTTTCTGGCGGGTGCCTGA
- the thiE gene encoding thiamine phosphate synthase, with product MNKAARRLPQGLYLITPDTPDTEALIARVEVALKGEPVMLQYRNKCLTGDAQLEQAAEIRTRCYASGVPFIMNDNLELAVRLDADGVHLGREDGDVARARARLGGERILGVSCYNEWPLAEAAAAAGADYVAFGAMYPSSTKPGAVAASVDLLTRARKSLAVGVVAIGGITLDNAGALVGAGASQLAVISDVFDAPDPAVRARAYATLYASQSNLSA from the coding sequence ATGAACAAGGCTGCCAGACGTCTGCCGCAAGGCTTGTACCTGATCACGCCCGACACCCCGGACACCGAGGCGCTCATCGCACGGGTCGAAGTGGCCCTGAAGGGCGAGCCCGTGATGCTCCAGTACCGCAACAAGTGTCTGACGGGGGATGCTCAGCTGGAGCAGGCGGCCGAGATCCGTACCCGATGCTACGCGTCAGGCGTCCCCTTCATCATGAACGACAACCTGGAGCTGGCCGTTCGCCTCGATGCCGATGGCGTCCATCTGGGCCGCGAGGACGGCGACGTGGCGCGCGCGCGTGCCCGCCTCGGTGGCGAGCGCATCCTCGGAGTGTCGTGCTACAACGAATGGCCGCTGGCCGAAGCGGCTGCCGCGGCGGGTGCCGACTACGTGGCCTTCGGCGCCATGTATCCGTCCAGTACCAAACCGGGTGCGGTGGCGGCGAGTGTCGATCTGCTCACGCGTGCCCGAAAGTCGCTTGCGGTCGGCGTTGTCGCCATCGGTGGCATCACACTCGATAACGCGGGCGCGCTGGTTGGGGCGGGGGCATCTCAACTGGCCGTGATCTCGGACGTGTTCGACGCGCCGGACCCCGCGGTTCGAGCGCGCGCATACGCTACGCTGTATGCCAGTCAATCCAATCTTTCAGCTTGA
- a CDS encoding energy transducer TonB — translation MTRSPKPPKIKAPAKGRAKAVQAPRPGSQTSPLFMAALGISFLLHAVILAIQFKFPDIAQSLKKDSGLEVVLVNARHAKAPEKAEALAQANLDGGGNTDTKQMASTPLPPKEKRVDGDQLTEAKRRVAKLEAAQRKLLAESRKAQTVKQVQKDSNTPAEEPAEVSGADLADSAAAIARLEAKLDKQLNEYSKRPRKKFIGARTKEYRFAQYVEDWRQKIERVGTLNYPDSARGKLYGSLLMSVVIRSDGTVGRLTIHRSSGHAVLDQAAENIVRLAAPFSPFPPNIRKDTDELEITRTWTFTNADAIRTD, via the coding sequence ATGACGCGCTCGCCGAAGCCCCCCAAGATCAAGGCGCCCGCCAAGGGTCGGGCCAAGGCCGTCCAGGCGCCCCGACCGGGCTCGCAGACCTCGCCGCTGTTCATGGCCGCCCTGGGCATCTCGTTCCTGCTGCACGCCGTCATCCTCGCCATCCAGTTCAAGTTTCCGGACATCGCCCAGAGTCTGAAAAAGGACTCGGGTCTCGAGGTGGTACTGGTGAACGCCCGGCATGCCAAAGCACCGGAGAAGGCGGAGGCTCTCGCCCAGGCCAATCTCGACGGTGGCGGCAACACCGACACCAAACAGATGGCCAGCACCCCCCTGCCCCCGAAGGAAAAGCGGGTCGACGGAGATCAGCTGACCGAAGCGAAGCGTCGCGTCGCCAAGCTCGAAGCCGCCCAGCGCAAGCTGCTGGCCGAATCCAGGAAGGCGCAAACGGTCAAGCAGGTCCAGAAGGACAGCAATACCCCTGCTGAAGAACCGGCGGAAGTGTCGGGCGCCGATCTGGCCGACAGCGCCGCGGCCATTGCGCGCCTTGAAGCCAAGCTCGACAAGCAGCTCAACGAATATTCCAAGCGTCCGCGCAAGAAGTTCATCGGCGCGCGCACCAAGGAATATCGCTTCGCCCAGTACGTGGAAGACTGGCGCCAGAAGATCGAACGGGTCGGCACGCTCAACTACCCGGACTCGGCCCGGGGCAAGCTCTACGGCAGCCTGCTGATGTCCGTGGTCATCCGCTCCGATGGCACGGTGGGGCGTCTCACCATTCATCGCTCTTCGGGCCATGCGGTGCTCGATCAGGCGGCCGAGAATATCGTCCGCCTCGCCGCGCCCTTCTCGCCGTTCCCGCCGAACATCCGCAAGGACACCGACGAGCTGGAAATTACCCGCACCTGGACCTTCACCAACGCGGACGCCATTCGCACCGACTGA
- the thiD gene encoding bifunctional hydroxymethylpyrimidine kinase/phosphomethylpyrimidine kinase, giving the protein MLRLPAVLTISPTEPTSATGLAADALTLACMGVYPLCVASEVCLRDTAQVEARIPLECDIVVDQARVVLEDVPVSAMKFTVPGSVAMVSAMAELVADYAETPLVLELPPLMAEEDEADDDHLTAALELLVPYATALVLDPSAGRRLIAAGVADEEPDDLTLEEMSSLLCGIGCESVLFLGAGGHGPKAVHLLYGEQGILQSIDLEHIGRRTLGFGCSVASGLAAGLAQGRSLDEATREAIQFAHKCEASALHMGMGALVPDRMFWARPEGEVE; this is encoded by the coding sequence ATGCTTCGTCTCCCCGCCGTACTGACCATCTCTCCAACCGAGCCGACAAGTGCAACCGGCCTTGCGGCCGATGCCCTGACTCTTGCCTGCATGGGTGTCTATCCCCTGTGCGTCGCCAGCGAAGTATGCCTGCGCGATACCGCGCAAGTCGAGGCGCGAATTCCATTGGAGTGTGACATCGTTGTCGATCAGGCCCGAGTTGTGCTCGAGGATGTGCCGGTCAGTGCCATGAAATTCACGGTGCCGGGCAGCGTGGCCATGGTCTCTGCCATGGCCGAACTGGTCGCCGATTATGCCGAGACGCCCCTTGTGCTCGAGTTACCGCCGCTCATGGCGGAAGAAGACGAGGCCGATGACGATCACCTGACCGCTGCCCTGGAGTTGTTGGTGCCCTATGCCACCGCACTGGTGCTTGATCCGAGTGCCGGGCGCCGTTTGATCGCGGCGGGCGTCGCCGACGAAGAGCCCGATGACCTCACGCTGGAAGAGATGTCGTCCCTCCTGTGTGGCATCGGTTGCGAATCGGTGCTGTTCCTGGGCGCTGGCGGTCACGGACCCAAGGCCGTGCATCTGCTCTATGGCGAGCAGGGCATCTTGCAAAGTATCGACCTGGAACATATCGGGCGTCGTACCCTGGGGTTCGGTTGTTCCGTGGCGTCCGGGCTTGCCGCCGGCCTGGCCCAGGGGCGTTCGCTCGATGAAGCGACGCGTGAAGCCATCCAGTTCGCGCACAAGTGTGAAGCGTCCGCGCTGCACATGGGCATGGGTGCGCTGGTGCCCGATCGCATGTTCTGGGCGCGCCCTGAGGGGGAAGTTGAATGA